One segment of Babesia bigemina genome assembly Bbig001, chromosome : II DNA contains the following:
- a CDS encoding 26S proteasome regulatory particle non-ATPase subunit8, putative, with amino-acid sequence MEFTSRQMEHMKKIPFLGSHRKVVLHPIVMLSVVDHYNRCAQGTSRRVVGTILGEVIDGDIHITNSFAVPFEEDAKNPLVWFFDHNYHEHMFTMFKKINTKEKVLGWYSTGPKCKPADLEIHELYRKYCPNPIYVIVDITQKEELPIEAYISVEEPTSDRRFRRTFAHVPSEMGAFEAEEVGLEHLLRDLTNVTTSTLSKKVESKISALKSMTTNLAEITDYIKGVISGVYTVNPAIIYMLQNILNLFPSTDTDEIVEAFTINMNDTALAMYLGSIIRAMLALHNLIDNMAENKRIAGEKSKTST; translated from the exons ATGGAGTTTACGTCGCGCCAAATGGAGCACATGAAGAAGATTCCTTTTCTGGGCAGCCACCGGAAGGTGGTCCTGCATCCGATCGTGATGCTCTCGGTGGTCGACCATTACAACAGGTGTGCCCAGGGCACCTCGCGACGTGTCGTCGGAACAATCCTCGGCGAAGTCATCGATGGAGATATACACATCACCAATTCGTTCGCCGTTCCGTTCGAAGAAGATGCCAAGAACCCGCTCGTCTGGTTTTTTGACCACAATTACCACGAGCACATGTTCACCATGTTTAAAAAG ATAAACACGAAGGAAAAAGTGCTCGGTTGGTACAGCACCGGGCCCAAGTGCAAGCCAGCGGACCTGGAAATCCACGAGCTCTATCGCAAATACTGTCCAAATCCCATATACGTTATTGTCGACATTACCCAG AAAGAAGAGCTGCCGATAGAGGCGTACATATCGGTGGAGGAGCCGACCAGCGACAGGAGGTTCAGGCGGACCTTCGCCCACGTCCCGTCGGAAATGG GTGCGTTCGAGGCTGAGGAAGTAGGGTTGGAACACCTTTTGCGCGACCTCACCAACGTCACCACTTCGACGCTTTCCAAAAAG GTGGAGAGCAAAATATCGGCGCTGAAGTCAATGACGACGAATTTGGCGGAAATCACGGACTACATCAAAGGTGTCATCAGCGGGGTCTACACCGTCAACCCCGCCATCATTTACATGCTCCAG AACATACTGAACCTCTTCCCGTCGACTGACACTGACGAGATAGTCGAGGCGTTCACAATAAACATGAACGACACGGCGCTCGCCATGTACCTGGGCAGCATCATCCGAGCCATGCTTGCGCTCCACAACCTCATCGACAACATGGCCGAAAACAAGCGCATAGCCGGCGAGAAGTCTAAAACATCGACCTGA